One Oryza sativa Japonica Group chromosome 8, ASM3414082v1 DNA window includes the following coding sequences:
- the LOC4345688 gene encoding uncharacterized protein → MSTLSPDGDSDYGGGGGGGEAAGAVMADVLSKGREACYKARDAFYTCVEKHADKKPTEIATMGLLYPADCKKSRANFVNSCRPSWVKHFDRQYSAKKRVQRLLDGGDDRRGPISLPQPYTFKQ, encoded by the exons ATGTCCACCCTCTCCCCGGACGGCGACTCcgactacggcggcggcggcggcggcggcgaagcagccGGAGCAGTGATGGCCGACGTCCTCTCCAAGGGCCGGGAAGCCTGCTACAAG GCCCGGGACGCCTTCTACACGTGCGTGGAGAAGCACGCGGACAAGAAGCCCACCGAGATCGCCACCATGGGGCTCCTCTACCCCGCCGACTGCAAGAAGTCCCGCGCCAACTTCGTCAACAGCTGCCGCCCCTCCTGG GTGAAGCACTTCGACCGGCAGTACTCCGCCAAGAAGCGGGTGCAGCggctgctcgacggcggcgacgaccgccgGGGCCCCATCTCGCTCCCCCAGCCGTACACGTTCAAGCAATAG